The DNA region AACTCGATTGCCAACGCGACGAGTTTTCTTTTTCCTTCAAGTGATGGGGCAAAACCGATTGATGGGAATCCTCCAGTTGTTACTTTAAGTTATACACAAATTTCGCTGACTCTTTATTCAATCACGGCACAAGCAACAGATGATCTTTCTGGAATCGCAAGTTTAACTCTTACGCCATCATATTCATCTCCTGTCCAGGGACAACCTGGAAATACTTCAACTATCACTTTAACTTATGACTTAACAACTATACCGTTACATAGTTCTTATTCTTTTACAGTTGTCGCTATTGATAAAGCTGGTAACAGAACTCCGGTTTCAAGCCCGACCTATATTAATTGTTATAGTTGTATAACTCGTTGAAATCAAGCATTTTTTTACCAACAAGTGAACCCATCAGTAAATCAGATAAGTTCGTAAAAAGAGTTTCTTCAAATTACATTCCTAAAGTTGTCGGTTTGAATGTCGTAACTTTTTTAAAAAAAAAGTGTTTAACTAAATCTAAGCTTCTTAAAAGAAATTGATTTGACAATGATCTTAAGTGAACCCTATGATTGAATTGTTACATAAAGATGCACTCTTTTTTATTATTGAGGTGATGATGAAAAAACTTAAAAAATTGGTATTTCTTTCATTAATTTTGTTAACTTTTTCTTCTGTAACTGAAGCCTCAGTTGGACCTTATTTAAGTTTTGATATTGGAGGATACAGCCGTAGACTAGAAGAAACGAATCCTAATTTTGCCAACAGCTTAAAATTCTTTGGCACGGCAGATTCAACTCGGTTACTAGCAAAACTTGGAATGGATTTAAACTTCTTGGATATTTATGCGACAGTTGGAGGATCAACGTTAATTATCGATGATTTTGATAGTTACCATGGGAAAATGGGTCTAGCATATGGTGGAGGGCTAAAACTTGTAATGTATGAATCTCCAACTTATGAACATTTTAAACTTTTTATAAATCCAGACGTGATTTATTATAAAACAAACGATACCATTCAAACGTATTCTGTCTCTGCAGGAGCCTTTTTGACTCAAAACCACGAAATATCTTTCACAGAATATGGAATCAAAGTCGGTGGGTCAGCGCAGTATGACCTGTTTGAGCCTTACGGGGGAATAGTACTCTCTTCTTTATCAGGTCAGGAAACAGCAGTGTCAGGGCAGGATATATGGAGATTTGGAACTGCTGACATCAAAGAAAGAGATAATTTTGGTTTGTTTTTGGGAGCCAATATTTATTTTGACCCTAGTGGCCGGTCTTCTCTGTTTGTTGAAACCGGTGGGGGGGATAGTGGTTATTTTAAGGTGGGAATTAAAACCAGGTTTTAAAATAAGTGGAGCAGCCGGCTTTGCCGGTGCGGAACGCGGGGTTCGGGGGCATCGGAGGATTTCACGAAGTGAAACCACACGGGCCCCTGAATATTAGTTAAATGGAAACGAGGTGTCCATGCGATTAAATCTAACGAAAAAACTGATCACGCTTAGTTTAGGTCTTTTTTTGGGCCTTTCTTCCTTTACCCTGACAGCCTGCGTGCCGACACACACAAGTTTATTGCTGGATTACAGGTATCCGCGTCCTTATCCCTATGACTACTATAATGATTATTATGGCCCTTACTACTATTATCCCAGACCCTACAGGTACAATTACGACGGATATTATTATTATCCCCGGTTGAGAAACTATCCCTATATTGTGCCTGCGCCTAGACCGCCGGGGCGAATGATCAAATAGCCCGCTGAGAGGTATTTTCCAGATAAGGCCCTAATTTCTTAAATTTTTCATAACGTAACGCGAGTCTTTTTTCTGGCGGGATACTTTCTAAAAGAGTCAGGTGGGTTTCAATGCATTTGGCACAGGTTTCAGCCATTTCTTTGGGATTCCGGTGGGCGCCTCCCAGCGGTTCAAGAAGAATTTCATCGATCACCTTTCCCTGATAAAGCTCCTGGGCCGTCATTCTCAAGGCTTCAGTCGCTTCTTTCATTTTTCCGCTTTCTTTCCACAAAATTGCGGCACACCCTTCAGGGGAAATGACAGAAAAAACCGCATGTTCCAGCATGATAATCTTATCGGCAACGCTAAGGGCTAAAGCGCCTCCGCTTCCGCCTTCTCCAATAACAATCGAAATTATCGGAACGGATAAGCGGGACATCTCAAACAGGTTTCGTGCGATGGCTTCCGATTGGCCCCTTTCTTCAGCTCCTATTCCCGGAAAAGCACCGGGCGTATCAACCATGGTAATGACCGGAAATTTAAATTTATCCGCCATTTTCATCAGTCGAAGAGCTTTTCGATATCCTTCGGGATTCGGCATTCCAAAATTTCGTTGGACCCGCTCTTTTAAGGTTTTTCCCTTTTGATTGCCCACAAAAACAATGGTTCTGTTTTTAAATTTTGCCAGCCCGCCAATAATCGATTTATCCTCGGCGCAAAGCCTGTCTCCATGAAGTTCCATTGGATTTTCAAAAATTACCTTGATGTAATCTAAAAAAGTAGGGCGGATGATATGACGGGCAACTTGAACCTTTTGCCACGGGGTCAATTTCGAATAAATTTCGAAAAGAGCCTGTTTTGACCTCTTTTGAAGTTTGGAAATTTCCTCCAGAACCTTGCCCTCGGGATTTGGGATTTCCTTGAGTTGAACGATTCGTTCTTCGATTTCAATTAAAGGTTTTTCAAAATCTAAATATTCAGTCATGAAATTTCCTGTTTATAAGTAACCTGAACATTTTCCCGCCCAAAAAGTTGAAACAACTCATCCATTAAGCTCTCCGTTACCATTAACGTGTAAGAAGAGCTTAATAAAATATAATATTCTTTTTTTTCAGGAGTTACCAGCCTTAAATACACCGGCGCCTCTCCAGGATATTTTATCAAGACATTTCTCAAGGCGTTAATATCCTCTTCGTCTTTTACGTCAGTATCCATAGAAATTTCGATTTGAGGATGTTTCCGGGGCAGGGTCTGCAGTTTTTCAATTTTAGTTAATTTCAGTTTAAGCCCTTTTTCACCTT from Nitrospirota bacterium includes:
- a CDS encoding acetyl-CoA carboxylase carboxyltransferase subunit alpha, which translates into the protein MTEYLDFEKPLIEIEERIVQLKEIPNPEGKVLEEISKLQKRSKQALFEIYSKLTPWQKVQVARHIIRPTFLDYIKVIFENPMELHGDRLCAEDKSIIGGLAKFKNRTIVFVGNQKGKTLKERVQRNFGMPNPEGYRKALRLMKMADKFKFPVITMVDTPGAFPGIGAEERGQSEAIARNLFEMSRLSVPIISIVIGEGGSGGALALSVADKIIMLEHAVFSVISPEGCAAILWKESGKMKEATEALRMTAQELYQGKVIDEILLEPLGGAHRNPKEMAETCAKCIETHLTLLESIPPEKRLALRYEKFKKLGPYLENTSQRAI